The Halomarina pelagica genome segment GGGATCATTGCCGGCATCCTCGGTGGTCGACTAGCAGGTGGATCACGGCGGCGTCGAGCAGTTCACGGCTGTTGTGCAGGAGGGCTCGGTGGTGTTTGGTTTGCGCTCCTCCTTACGTTGGCGATGTACGTCCCGTTCATCCCCTATGGCGCTTTCTTCACGCCTACGGTCATCGTTGCAGGACGAATGCCGAACTGGGCGTATATAAATGGGTACGACCCCTGGTTAGCTCTCGCCGCAGGGAGTACGATGGTCTTCATCTACGGCGCGATTGGTGGTATCGTTGCATGGTTCGATCCGGCACCGAACCAGCCACCACGAGTCTTAGGGGAATGAGCGCGATCTTCGGAGATGATTTTCCCGCCCTACGCCCGCTTACTCATACCTCTAGATAAGTTTGCTCTGTGTAGGATCGCTAGACTGCGGCGTGGCGACTCCGTTATCTCCGTCGAAAGCGAAGCAGCAGATTGGTGTGGTATCCGAAATCCGCCGCCTCACTGGTATTACGGTTGCCACTACTAAAACAGTCATCGAGAATCCAGGCGAACCCGCCGACCCCGTCGGGGATCGCGGGTTCGCCGACTGGGCGATGCTCACACTTCATGTCCTCCGCATCGAGCTTGGCAAGTCCTATCGCCAGACGATCGACTTGCTGAGCGAATGCCGGGCGTACTCGAAGAGATTGGCCTCACGCGGTTGCCCCACTTCACCGTCCTCCGCGATTGGTTCGAGAAGCTTCCGACGACGACCTGGCGCGCGTTTCTCCGCGCGTCGGCGGAGAAACGCACTGGCCACGCCGCAATCGATTCAACTGGCTTCGACCGCGACCACCCGTCGCGGTACTACGCCCAACGAGCACACTACCGCGTTCGGTCGTTGAAAGTCACCGCTCTCGTGGACGTCGAAACGCTGGACGTCACCGACGTCCACTGTACGATCACGAAGAAACACGACGCGAAGATCGGCCCGCGGGTCGCCCGCCGGAACGCGGGCGACCTGCTCTCGTTGGCGGCTGACCGGGGCTACGACGCGAAAGCCTTCCGCGACGAACTCCGAGCGACGGAGTTCGTCCGCTCATCAAGCATCGAATCTACTCCTCGCTCAATCACGCTCACAACGCACGGATGAGTTCGATGCGCTACAACCGCCGGTGGATGGTCGAAACCGTCTTCTCAAGCCTCAAGCGCACGCTCGGCGCAGCCGTGCGTGCGCGAAGCTGGCATCTGGAGCGCCGTGAAATGGTGCTCAAATGCACCGGCTACAACCTCCGTCGGAGCGTGAGATATTCGTGAAATCAAGCGCCGTATACCGATCCTACAGATCAGGTAAGTTAACAAGTAGAATAATCATGGAGATTATAAGTAGTCCAACTCCGAGTTTATACCCTCCTACAACTAGTTCCGGAGGCGATCCAGGGTAGAGAAAATAGAAGAGAAGCATAAGGACTAGGACTAGCATCTGCGTGCCAATCGCTACCTTTGACAGAGCTTTGCTCATATTATCGTAATTCACCACATTCCGTATGATTCTGTCGCAATTACTTCATAATGTGGGTGAGATCCTTACGAATAGTTAACAAGCTCATACTATAGGATGTTAGGAGGTACTACTGACGACTGCCGATTGCATAAAAGGGGACGCTCACTGCTATTGGCAAGTGAGTTCGATATCAGATAATGGCTATTATCCTGATAATTCACGGCAGGTATTTCCCACTAGGTCTCGATGGGCCAACCAGTGGTCCTTTCTGGCTATCTTACTGCGCTAGCATTGAGTGCGATGCCAGCATTCGGCAACTTCGCCGGCGGACTTCTCGCCGAAAGTACTCGCATCTCTAACCGAACGCTTAGCCTCTCACTGCACCTCGCTGCGGGTATTGTTCTTGGGGTGATCAGTATCGAACTTATGCCAGAGGCGCTTGGTGTTGCCCTGCGTGGATCATTCTCCTCGCCTTTGTTAGTGGTGGTGGGTTCGTCACCCTTGTCGATTGGTTCACTTCATTCGTCCAAAGCCGTGTAAATCCGCGAGCAGCTACCGGCCCGTGGGCTGTTTATTTCGGCGTTGCGGTTGACCTCTTTAGCGATGGTGTAATGATTGGAACTGGATCGCTTGTTGACCCGACGTTGGGATTGGTACTAGCTCTTGGTCAGGTCCCAGCAGATATCCCCGAAGGATTCGCCACGATCGCCACGTTTCGAGCACAGGATGTTACCCGTCAACTTCGACTTATTATCTCAGCATCTTTTGCTATCCCGATCTTCCTCGGCGTGACTCTCGGCTTTTGGGCTGTTCGCGGGCAGCCGCCGATCGTCCAATTAGGGTTACTCGCATTCACCGCAGGGATCTTACTAACGGTTGTTGTCGAAGAGATCGTTCCCGAAGCGCACGAAGCTGACGAGGGGCGATTTGCGGCGTTGGCTTTCGTCGGCGGATTTGCACTATTTGGATTTATCGCGGTGTATCTTGGATGACTCTACGTTCATTGGACTATTACAAGTAAGACAGACTCTATCACGCTCGAGAGTATATGACAGATGTGTGGGGTGTACGATCTCTAGCATTATCCAGTTTAGCTCCTCGGATGGCGGTTGATTGTCGAGTGCTTGATGCGGTCGTTGTCGGCTCTAGTACTGCACGAACTGTTCAATCCTGTCACGGACGCTCCACCACGTTCCCACCATACATTCAGGTATACCGTTGGGAGAAACACAACTACGAAGATCGCGCCGTCTATCTGAGAGAGAGCAAGCCATCGATGCTCAACGCGAACAGCAGTGCGGGCGTGATCGCGGTTAGCGCGAGATAGCGGGGCCGGGGTGCGACCTCAAACGGAACGAGGACGCCGCCGCGACCGACCGAGGTCGCGGCGACGCGTTCAATGAACTCTCCGACGTTCCAGACGATGAGACCAATCTTGATTAGGAAGACGACCACCGACAGCAGTGGCGAATTTGCGATGATTGTGGAGAGCTGCTTTGTTAGAAGATACCCAGAATGAATCCAATACCCATCACGATGAGAATTGTCGCCGTGAACGTTGGCAGATACTCCGCGTAGTCCTCAAGCCGGTCCTCGTAGCGCTGGTAGCCAGCAACGAGCAACAGCGTCACACTGACGAGTGACGTAATGACGGCCAGCGAGTAGAGGAGCATCAATTCGAGGCAATAGGTCGAGCCAGTGCAGATAGCAATGATATCGAACTCCTCGTTGTGCGTGAAACCGAGGGCGAACGCGAGTACTGCCATCCCGTAGAGCCCGCGATCCGATGTCTCCTCAAGGTGGTCGTGGGAGTGTGAATGGTTTGAGTGGCCCACGAACGGAACTATCCGCCGAACTCGATCGATCCACCCTCGACTCTTGTTGTCACTGTAGTTATGACCGTGGTCCCGGGTGTGATCGTGACCGTGGCTGTTGTGGTCGTGATCGTGACCGTCGTGTTCGGGGTGGTCACTGTGGTCGCTACCGTGATCCGGTGCGGTGGGATCGTGTCCATTGAAATATTGCCAGATCCCGAGTGCGATGAGTAGCGTCCCAGCGACGTAGTTCATCCAGGGAATCTGGGTGAGCCCGAAATACGAGAGCGCCCAGAAGTACACGACCACCATCGCGATACTACTGATGAGATGTCCGATACCGAGGATGAGGCTCGATGCGGCGGCATAGAACCATTTATTTGGTTTGTCGAGCGCGTAACTCGCGGCAATTGCCCATCCGTGGCCCGGGGCGAGACCGTGAGTAAGACCGAGAACACTTGCCCCGAATGCGAGGCCGAGAACGCTGTTCGCCATCTACTCGATAGGGGTACTGGATGGCTCAAAGGGGTTGTTATGACCCGATTCGGGAGTTCGTAATAATGACGCTCTTGAGGAGTGCCATCTATGGCTCACGTATGCGAACGAGTTTGAATATTCCCCAAGAGGTTCTTGAGTCGTTCGATACGACGTGGCAAGATGAAGGATTGGAATCACGCTCCCGTGCCGTCCGCGAGGCGATTCACGAATACATCGAGCGCCACACAGAGCTCGAAGGATTAGAAGGCCCCGCAGTCGCAGCGCTGGCATTCGATTACGAGCACACACTCGTCATCGGCGAACTCCATACCGTCCAGCAGGAGTTCGAGGATATCATCAGCACAACGCAACACATGCACCACGGGGAGTGGTGTCTCGAGACGATCTTTTGCCAAGGCTCTGCAGCACGAATCCGCGAGTTGGTGTACCAACTCCGAGATTTCGATGCCGTCGGCCGCGCGAACGTCATGTTTCTCCAACCGGAACTCTCTGAGAAATCTCAGGATTGAAGCGGCTTCTCCGAACAGCATTAATGTCGATGCATCTGTACTGCCAGTAATGGCCGTTCGACTAAGGTCAGTACCCACGCTCTGCGGCCGAGGCTGTACCTCTTCTCGCCGGTGGTGATCAGCTATGTCTCGATCCCATTCATCACCTACCACGTGCACGCTCTGTGGTGGCGCCGTCCCCAATGATCGAGTCGCGGGTGAAGACGGCGTCGTCTACTGTTCTACCGGATGTCGGAACGTCCAGCGCGTCCTCGGTGACGAGGAGCATTCCAGTCACCTGGAGACGACACACAGACCCACGGGCGGGCCCGGCGCTGACGATGACGCTGGTGAACGCGAGACGCATGCCCACCGAGAGCGGCCCGAGTCACGGGTCTTTCTCCAGGTAGAAGGGATGCACTGTGCGACGTGTGAAGCTTTTCTGGAATCGATTGCCGAAGACTGTGCGGGAGTTACCGACGCTGCAGCGAGCTACGTAACCGAGACGATTCGCGTCAAGTATGATCCCACGAGAATCTCGGCGGACGCCCTCTGTAACGCGCTAAGTCCGCTGGGCTATACGGCAACGCGTCGTGAGGGTGGCAGTGATGGTCCGACGACTGTCGTCGGCCAGTCGCGGCGGCAAGACCAGACAGGTGGACGGGACATCGACGAGGTGCTCGGGTTTCGCTACGCTGCGGGCGTTGTTTTCGGGACGTTCATGCTCCTCCCGTACGCGGTACTCCTCTATCCGGCGCAGGTCTCGTCGTTCTTCGGCGATGGGACGCTCGATATGTACGCGAGTGCGTCCTGGATCGGCGGTGGAGATGGCCTGTTGATCCTGCCGCTCTTTCTCGTTCTAACGGGTGTGGTCTTGGTGTTCACCGGCCTTCCGCTGTTACAGGGTGCGTATGTCAGTGTGAAGATACGACAGCCGAACACAGACCTGCTTGTCGCACTCCCCGTCGTGAGCGCCTACGTGTACAGCACGATCGCCTTTCTTCTCGGGCGGATCGACGTCTTCTACGACCTGACGATCGTGGTTGCTACGAGTGTGGTGGCTGCGATCTTCTACGAATCACTGAGCAAGCAGCGGGCGATGGACCGCCTGACGAACCTTACCATTTCACGGGTTACTGATGCCCGACGATACGACGCCGACGAGACCACGACGGTCGACGTGAATGATCTCGAACTAGGAGAGGGCGTTCTCGTCCGTGAGGGCGAACGCATCCCGGTCGATGGGGTGCTTGCCGAGGGCGAGTGTACGGTCGACGAGGCGGTCGTGACGGGCGAGTCGCTCCCGGTCCAGAAGCGGGCAGGTGACGACCTCGTCGGCGGAGCGGTCGTCACGAACGGCGCCGCTGTACTCACGGTGAGTGACAGTGCATCCAGCAGTATCGACCGGCTCATCACGTCGGTATGGAATCTCCAGAGTGGAGACCACGGTGTCCAGCGACAGGCCGACCGGTTCGCGTCGTTCGTCATTCCAGTCGTCGTGGGTGGAGCTGTTCTCGCCGGCGGGTGGTCACTCGTGGTGGGGGCTGGCATCCCGCTCGCCGTCCTGACGGCGTTGTCAGTGCTCTTGGTCGGGTGTCCATGGGCACTCGGGCTCGCGACGCCGCTCTCCGTCGCAACGAGTATCGAGGAGGCAGTAGACTGCGGCATCGTCGTGTTCGACGAAACCGTATTCGAGCGCCTTCGGAACGTCGACGTCGTCGTCTTCGACAAGACGGGAACCATCACGACCGGTCGGATGGAGGTCCTCGAGGCGGATGCACCGGCAGATCTGTTGGGAGCCGTCGCAGACCTAGAGCAGCGAGCATCGCATCCGGCGGCGGACGCGATCGTGACCGCATTCGCTCAGGAGGAGCAAGCCGGCGAGGATCCTAGATCCGATGGCGGGGTCGCGAATGAAGACGACCGCGAGCGAGCAGGGCGCATCTCCGAGTTCACGAGCCACGCGACCGGCGTCGAAGGGGTTGTTGATGATACGCGAGTTCTCGTGGGCAATCTCGATCTCTTTGTGGATCTGGAGTGGTCGGTCAGCGACGCCCTCGAAACTCGGGCGACAGCGGCTCGTGACGTCGGTCGGCTTCCGGTTATCGTCGGTCGTGATAGTCGTGCGGAGGGTGTCATCGTCGTGGGCGACGAGCCACGAGTGGGCTGGGACGATACGCTCACGCAGTTGAGTGCCCGTGATATGGAGATCGTCGTTCTGACTGGCGATGACGAGGCCGCCTCTGACTTCCTGGGCACTCACCCCGGAGTCGACCACGTGTTTGCAGGGGTTCCGCCTGCAGGCAAGACTGCGACGATTCGGCGGCTACAGTCCCGTGGACAGGTCGCGATGGTCGGTGATGG includes the following:
- a CDS encoding ZIP family metal transporter; amino-acid sequence: MIGTGSLVDPTLGLVLALGQVPADIPEGFATIATFRAQDVTRQLRLIISASFAIPIFLGVTLGFWAVRGQPPIVQLGLLAFTAGILLTVVVEEIVPEAHEADEGRFAALAFVGGFALFGFIAVYLG
- a CDS encoding CopG family ribbon-helix-helix protein, producing MRTSLNIPQEVLESFDTTWQDEGLESRSRAVREAIHEYIERHTELEGLEGPAVAALAFDYEHTLVIGELHTVQQEFEDIISTTQHMHHGEWCLETIFCQGSAARIRELVYQLRDFDAVGRANVMFLQPELSEKSQD
- a CDS encoding heavy metal translocating P-type ATPase; its protein translation is METTHRPTGGPGADDDAGERETHAHRERPESRVFLQVEGMHCATCEAFLESIAEDCAGVTDAAASYVTETIRVKYDPTRISADALCNALSPLGYTATRREGGSDGPTTVVGQSRRQDQTGGRDIDEVLGFRYAAGVVFGTFMLLPYAVLLYPAQVSSFFGDGTLDMYASASWIGGGDGLLILPLFLVLTGVVLVFTGLPLLQGAYVSVKIRQPNTDLLVALPVVSAYVYSTIAFLLGRIDVFYDLTIVVATSVVAAIFYESLSKQRAMDRLTNLTISRVTDARRYDADETTTVDVNDLELGEGVLVREGERIPVDGVLAEGECTVDEAVVTGESLPVQKRAGDDLVGGAVVTNGAAVLTVSDSASSSIDRLITSVWNLQSGDHGVQRQADRFASFVIPVVVGGAVLAGGWSLVVGAGIPLAVLTALSVLLVGCPWALGLATPLSVATSIEEAVDCGIVVFDETVFERLRNVDVVVFDKTGTITTGRMEVLEADAPADLLGAVADLEQRASHPAADAIVTAFAQEEQAGEDPRSDGGVANEDDRERAGRISEFTSHATGVEGVVDDTRVLVGNLDLFVDLEWSVSDALETRATAARDVGRLPVIVGRDSRAEGVIVVGDEPRVGWDDTLTQLSARDMEIVVLTGDDEAASDFLGTHPGVDHVFAGVPPAGKTATIRRLQSRGQVAMVGDGTNDAPALATADLGISLGGGTALASDATDISIVDDHLSVVETTFDLADAARRRVKQNNGLALLYNGITIPLAATGLLNPVFAMGAVVATGSLLAANSFRDLINK